The Cyclobacteriaceae bacterium genome includes a region encoding these proteins:
- a CDS encoding aminotransferase class I/II-fold pyridoxal phosphate-dependent enzyme, translated as MSLNLTSRLPNTGTSIFTIMSRMAVEEGAINLSQGFPDFPVSPKLIDLIHQNMLAGHNQYAPMPGLPVLKNVIAEVVMKTYQRPTDGESEIIVTAGGTEALFSTIAALIHANDEVIMFDPSYDSYAPAVVLNGGIPVQINLNSSDFSIDWDVVRSKINFRTKMIMINTPHNPTGAVLKESDLKTLEEIVLKHGLIILSDEVYERLIYDQLVHQSVLRYPGLASQSVAVFSFGKTFHATGWKVGYTVAPESLTKEIRKAHQFITFSVNTPVQMALSEYMKDPDHYIHLGEFFQKKRDFFLEQIKGSSFKPLPCHGSYFQLLSYKGISNKSDTMMAEWMTREHKLASIPISAFYKDGSDHHLLRFCFAKSESTLQRAGEILRKF; from the coding sequence ATGAGCCTCAACTTAACATCCCGACTTCCCAATACCGGCACTTCGATTTTTACCATTATGTCGCGCATGGCTGTTGAGGAGGGTGCCATCAACCTGTCACAGGGGTTTCCGGATTTTCCGGTATCTCCCAAACTGATTGATCTTATTCACCAAAACATGCTGGCGGGTCATAATCAATATGCGCCCATGCCTGGACTTCCGGTTCTCAAGAATGTGATCGCAGAAGTAGTGATGAAAACATACCAGCGTCCCACTGATGGTGAATCTGAAATAATCGTCACCGCTGGCGGAACCGAAGCTTTGTTCTCAACTATTGCCGCACTTATTCACGCTAACGATGAAGTTATCATGTTCGACCCATCGTATGATTCCTATGCTCCTGCAGTGGTTTTAAATGGTGGCATTCCAGTTCAGATAAATTTAAATTCTTCTGACTTTTCAATTGACTGGGATGTTGTCAGGTCTAAAATAAATTTCAGGACGAAAATGATCATGATCAACACTCCTCACAATCCAACAGGAGCTGTTTTGAAAGAAAGTGATCTTAAAACACTTGAAGAGATAGTCCTTAAGCATGGCTTAATTATTCTGAGTGATGAGGTTTACGAAAGGCTTATTTATGATCAACTTGTTCATCAAAGTGTTCTGCGATATCCTGGTCTGGCTTCTCAGAGTGTAGCCGTATTTTCGTTTGGAAAAACTTTTCATGCAACAGGATGGAAGGTAGGTTATACTGTTGCTCCAGAATCTTTGACAAAAGAAATCCGCAAAGCACATCAGTTCATTACCTTCAGTGTTAATACCCCGGTACAAATGGCATTGTCCGAGTACATGAAAGATCCAGATCACTACATACACCTCGGAGAGTTTTTTCAAAAGAAGCGTGATTTTTTTCTTGAGCAGATAAAGGGATCATCATTTAAACCATTGCCTTGTCATGGCAGTTATTTTCAATTACTCTCTTATAAAGGAATTTCCAATAAATCAGACACGATGATGGCTGAATGGATGACACGTGAGCATAAACTTGCTTCCATCCCGATTTCTGCCTTTTATAAGGACGGAAGCGATCATCATCTTCTCAGGTTTTGTTTCGCAAAAAGCGAAAGCACTTTACAAAGAGCAGGCGAAATCCTTAGAAAGTTTTAA
- the purH gene encoding bifunctional phosphoribosylaminoimidazolecarboxamide formyltransferase/IMP cyclohydrolase, producing MSTRKITRALISVFYKDNLEPIIQTLAQHGVEFVSTGGTQDFIEKLGHKVTPVEKLTGYPSIFGGRVKTLHPAVFGGILYRREDATDVKQASEYNIGPLDLVIVDLYPFEETVSKGGSEDDIIEKIDIGGIALIRGAAKNFNDVLIVSSRNQYAEVLDLLKSKNASSELSDRKHFAAMAFDVTSHYDGAIFNYFNQEQNIPSFKASVQTGKTLRYGENPHQKGVFYGDLDAMFEQLNGKELSYNNLVDVDAAVNLVQEFKDETAFVIIKHTNACGVATGSSIKEAYLKAFAADTISAFGGVLAANKTIDLAAAESINSLFFEILIAPSYTEDALALLKSKKNRILLTQKQPVTSTKQVKSLLNGVIQQDNDWKTDSKEDLKVVTKRSLTDSEEKALLFASKICKHTKSNTIILAVEGQLLASGVGQTSRVDALKQAIEKAREFGFSLEGAAMASDAFFPFPDCVEIAHKHGIRAVIQPGGSIKDQDSINYCDQNNMAMAFTGFRHFKH from the coding sequence ATGTCTACCCGCAAAATCACAAGAGCCTTGATTTCCGTTTTCTATAAAGACAATCTGGAACCTATCATTCAGACTTTGGCTCAGCATGGAGTTGAATTTGTTTCTACCGGAGGCACCCAGGACTTTATTGAAAAGTTAGGCCATAAAGTTACTCCTGTCGAAAAGCTTACTGGATATCCTTCCATTTTCGGTGGTCGGGTAAAAACACTTCATCCTGCAGTTTTCGGTGGAATTTTATATCGGAGAGAAGATGCCACTGATGTGAAACAGGCTTCCGAGTATAATATTGGGCCACTTGATCTTGTAATTGTTGACTTATATCCCTTTGAGGAAACTGTTTCAAAAGGTGGGTCGGAAGATGATATCATTGAAAAGATAGACATCGGTGGAATTGCCCTCATTCGTGGTGCTGCCAAAAATTTTAATGATGTCTTGATCGTTTCTTCAAGAAATCAGTATGCGGAAGTTCTTGATCTATTGAAATCAAAGAATGCAAGTTCGGAACTCAGCGACCGGAAACATTTCGCAGCCATGGCATTTGACGTCACGTCTCACTACGACGGTGCGATCTTCAATTACTTTAATCAGGAACAAAACATACCAAGCTTTAAAGCAAGTGTGCAAACCGGCAAAACACTTCGCTATGGTGAGAACCCTCATCAGAAAGGTGTTTTCTATGGTGATCTCGACGCAATGTTTGAGCAGTTAAATGGAAAAGAGTTATCCTATAATAATCTTGTAGACGTTGATGCTGCCGTAAATCTTGTTCAGGAGTTCAAGGATGAGACAGCTTTCGTAATTATCAAGCATACAAATGCCTGCGGTGTGGCAACTGGCAGCTCAATAAAGGAGGCGTACCTGAAAGCTTTCGCCGCTGATACCATTTCTGCATTTGGCGGCGTACTTGCTGCCAACAAGACTATTGATTTAGCGGCCGCTGAGTCGATTAACTCACTCTTTTTTGAGATCCTCATTGCCCCCTCCTATACAGAAGATGCTCTAGCCCTTCTCAAATCAAAGAAGAACCGGATTCTCCTGACCCAAAAGCAACCGGTTACAAGTACCAAACAAGTTAAAAGCCTCCTCAACGGAGTAATTCAACAGGATAATGACTGGAAAACAGATTCCAAGGAAGATCTTAAAGTCGTCACAAAACGGTCCCTTACAGACTCTGAGGAAAAGGCTCTTCTGTTTGCCAGTAAGATCTGCAAGCACACCAAGTCGAATACAATTATCCTGGCGGTGGAGGGTCAATTGCTGGCCAGTGGGGTGGGCCAAACGAGTCGCGTTGACGCATTGAAGCAAGCGATCGAAAAAGCCAGGGAATTCGGCTTCTCACTGGAAGGTGCAGCGATGGCTTCCGATGCCTTTTTCCCATTCCCGGATTGCGTCGAAATAGCCCATAAACATGGCATAAGGGCCGTTATTCAGCCAGGTGGATCCATCAAGGATCAGGATTCAATTAACTATTGCGATCAGAATAATATGGCGATGGCCTTCACTGGTTTCAGGCATTTCAAGCATTAA
- a CDS encoding DUF1573 domain-containing protein, protein MKKLVFFAALVMITTVSFSQTAAVTSAPKSEMAVANFDTQNFDFGKIKVGVPATHEFTFTNKSKTTMVISSVNASCGCTTPDWTKDPIPPGGTGFVKATYNAAGVGAFDKSVTVMANVEGGVVMLRIHGEVVQ, encoded by the coding sequence ATGAAGAAATTAGTGTTTTTCGCGGCTTTGGTGATGATTACCACGGTCAGCTTTAGCCAGACAGCGGCTGTTACTTCAGCTCCAAAATCGGAGATGGCGGTAGCGAATTTTGATACACAGAATTTTGATTTCGGAAAAATCAAGGTTGGCGTTCCTGCAACGCATGAATTTACTTTTACCAATAAAAGCAAAACCACAATGGTTATTTCCAGTGTGAATGCTTCTTGCGGTTGTACCACTCCTGATTGGACAAAAGATCCAATTCCTCCAGGTGGAACTGGATTCGTAAAAGCTACTTATAATGCTGCCGGTGTTGGCGCTTTCGATAAATCAGTAACAGTGATGGCGAATGTTGAAGGTGGTGTTGTGATGCTTCGTATTCACGGAGAAGTAGTTCAATAA
- a CDS encoding DUF1080 domain-containing protein gives MRNKIVLGLCLISAGVFAQGTPRESMDPKVSEVWDLKPKKITAGVNPGEAPSDAIIIFDGKDLSKWSTLAGGDAKWEVKDGALTVAKGTGDIKTKQTFGDIQLHIEWRSPAEVVSEGQGRGNSGIFLQERYELQVLDSYESVTYSNGQASSIYKQSIPLVNACRKPGEWQTYDVIYIAPRFSDNGRVITPATITVIHNGVVTQNNTQIYGSTEYKGLPVYQSHGKASIKLQDHGNPVSFRNIWIREL, from the coding sequence ATGCGTAACAAAATTGTATTAGGCTTATGCCTTATCTCAGCCGGCGTATTCGCACAAGGAACGCCCCGTGAATCAATGGATCCTAAAGTTTCTGAGGTGTGGGATCTTAAACCGAAAAAAATTACTGCTGGAGTTAACCCTGGAGAAGCTCCTTCTGATGCTATCATCATATTCGATGGAAAAGATCTTAGCAAATGGAGCACACTTGCTGGTGGTGATGCAAAGTGGGAAGTGAAAGACGGGGCACTCACCGTTGCAAAGGGAACTGGCGATATCAAAACGAAACAAACGTTTGGTGACATCCAGCTTCACATCGAATGGCGCTCACCCGCTGAAGTTGTAAGTGAAGGTCAGGGACGAGGCAATAGCGGAATTTTTCTGCAGGAACGTTATGAGCTTCAGGTTCTTGATAGCTACGAAAGTGTTACCTACTCCAACGGACAGGCAAGTTCGATTTACAAACAATCCATTCCTTTGGTAAATGCTTGTCGCAAACCCGGTGAATGGCAAACGTATGATGTGATCTACATCGCGCCACGTTTTAGCGACAATGGTCGGGTAATAACACCTGCTACTATAACTGTAATTCATAATGGAGTGGTGACGCAAAACAATACACAGATCTATGGAAGCACTGAGTACAAAGGCTTACCCGTTTATCAGTCGCACGGAAAGGCATCAATCAAATTACAAGATCACGGCAATCCAGTGAGTTTTAGAAATATCTGGATAAGGGAGTTGTAA
- a CDS encoding response regulator transcription factor: MGARILLVEDDPGLGFVIKDNLSVKGYDVTLCVNGEEGQKVFDQKAFDLCIFDVMMPKKDGFSLAQTVREKNQQIPILFVTAKSMLEDKITGFKAGGDDYIIKPFSMEELFLRVEVFLRRTAPTPATEDVFSLGKYTFDHSNLKLVHDKGSKTLTQKETDVLKLLCLHKDRVLKREDILKSVWGEDDYFMGRSLDVFISKLRKYLKEDSSIEIANYHGVGFRLEIKEG, from the coding sequence ATGGGCGCAAGAATTCTCCTGGTTGAAGATGATCCGGGTTTAGGTTTTGTTATCAAAGACAACCTTTCTGTGAAGGGGTATGACGTTACACTCTGTGTGAATGGAGAAGAGGGTCAGAAAGTTTTTGATCAGAAGGCTTTTGATCTCTGCATATTTGATGTAATGATGCCAAAAAAAGACGGCTTCTCTCTCGCTCAAACTGTCCGGGAGAAAAATCAACAGATCCCGATTCTTTTTGTAACTGCCAAATCTATGCTTGAAGACAAGATTACTGGCTTTAAGGCTGGCGGTGACGATTATATTATAAAACCTTTCAGCATGGAAGAACTCTTTCTTCGCGTTGAAGTTTTCCTTAGAAGAACCGCTCCCACTCCTGCCACCGAAGATGTTTTTTCTCTGGGTAAATACACCTTTGATCATAGTAATCTCAAACTCGTTCATGACAAGGGCTCCAAAACCCTTACTCAAAAAGAAACTGACGTTTTAAAATTGCTTTGCCTCCACAAGGATCGCGTGCTTAAACGTGAGGACATTCTGAAGTCGGTTTGGGGCGAAGACGATTACTTTATGGGCCGAAGTCTTGATGTGTTTATTTCGAAACTCCGTAAATACCTCAAAGAGGATTCATCCATAGAGATTGCGAATTATCACGGTGTAGGATTTCGCCTGGAGATCAAAGAAGGTTAA
- a CDS encoding amidohydrolase, translating into MKDLSISIIQSPLHWENQVANLAMFEEKIWKVEKSTDVIILPEMFSTGFSMNAPALAEVMNQHTFKWMKQMANQSGALIIGSFIVKENGNFFNRLLWMEPGGNFNTYDKRHLFRMGEENTVYSAGKNKFIGQWRGWNICPLVCYDLRFPVWSRNTWNKGENKMEYDLLIYVANWPEARVSAWDALLRARAIENQSYVVGVNRIGSDGKEIPYSGHSAVIGPKGETLYSAEEAETINTQILSGKALKEYRDKFPAYLDGDKFEIQQD; encoded by the coding sequence ATGAAAGATCTTTCCATAAGCATTATTCAATCACCTCTTCACTGGGAAAACCAAGTGGCCAATCTTGCTATGTTTGAAGAGAAGATATGGAAAGTTGAGAAATCGACTGACGTGATCATTCTGCCGGAAATGTTCTCAACAGGATTTTCAATGAATGCACCAGCATTGGCGGAAGTCATGAATCAACACACCTTCAAGTGGATGAAGCAAATGGCCAATCAAAGTGGCGCACTTATCATTGGAAGCTTTATAGTGAAAGAAAATGGAAATTTCTTTAATCGATTGCTTTGGATGGAACCCGGCGGAAATTTTAATACCTATGACAAGCGGCATCTGTTTCGTATGGGGGAAGAGAACACAGTTTACTCTGCGGGGAAAAATAAATTCATAGGTCAATGGCGAGGATGGAACATCTGTCCGCTGGTATGCTATGATCTTCGTTTCCCTGTCTGGAGCCGTAATACATGGAACAAGGGTGAAAATAAAATGGAGTACGATCTTCTGATCTATGTTGCCAACTGGCCGGAAGCCCGTGTATCTGCGTGGGATGCCTTACTTCGGGCCCGCGCTATAGAAAATCAATCCTATGTTGTCGGTGTAAATCGGATAGGCAGCGATGGAAAAGAAATTCCCTACAGCGGACATTCTGCTGTCATTGGCCCAAAAGGTGAAACACTTTACTCTGCTGAAGAAGCTGAGACGATCAACACACAGATCTTAAGTGGGAAGGCTCTTAAAGAATACAGGGACAAGTTTCCGGCTTATCTGGACGGAGATAAGTTTGAGATTCAGCAAGATTGA
- a CDS encoding HAMP domain-containing histidine kinase, with translation MSRTTLRIVIVLAALSILGITFTQVYWVRKAFDLRENQFYRDVNTSLNGVAQKIFEINKTPAPGNNPVKQLSTNYFVILVNGPIDANVLEYLLVTEFERRNVSADFEYGIYDCSEQCMVGGNYISPKKVKTISNFPVTPKLKNDGYYFAVQFPHLQANLISQMGIWGFSSIVMLVVIFFFVYTMFVILKQRRLSEVQKDFINNMTHEFKTPISTIAISSEVLKDPGIIHSPERLFNYATIIQNENHRLKQQVERVLQMAQFDKEAIDLKKQEVDIHEAIHEVVNNINISLESKNGTIHLELNALNPVLNVDRLHFTNVIYNLLDNAIKYNEQSPEITISTRNQNNHLVLSVEDNGIGIANDEQKKIFHRFYRVSTGNIHDVKGFGLGLNYVKLIVEGHGGKITLKSELGRGSCFTISVPNNK, from the coding sequence GTGAGTCGCACTACCCTCAGAATTGTAATTGTTCTCGCCGCCCTGAGCATCCTCGGAATCACCTTTACACAGGTGTACTGGGTACGCAAAGCATTTGACTTGCGTGAGAACCAATTCTATCGCGACGTCAACACTTCTTTGAATGGTGTCGCTCAGAAAATTTTTGAGATCAACAAAACTCCCGCCCCTGGAAACAATCCGGTAAAACAATTATCCACTAATTATTTTGTCATCCTGGTGAATGGACCCATCGATGCCAACGTACTTGAGTACTTACTGGTAACTGAATTTGAAAGAAGAAATGTAAGCGCTGACTTTGAGTACGGGATTTACGACTGCTCTGAGCAATGCATGGTGGGCGGCAATTACATCTCTCCAAAAAAAGTTAAAACCATTTCCAATTTTCCTGTTACTCCGAAGCTAAAAAACGACGGATACTATTTTGCGGTTCAATTCCCTCACCTTCAAGCCAATCTTATCAGCCAAATGGGAATTTGGGGATTCTCATCCATTGTTATGCTGGTGGTGATTTTTTTCTTTGTCTACACCATGTTTGTTATTCTTAAACAACGCAGACTTTCAGAAGTTCAGAAAGACTTCATCAATAACATGACCCATGAGTTCAAGACGCCGATATCAACTATCGCCATCTCCTCAGAAGTATTGAAAGATCCAGGCATCATTCATTCACCAGAAAGATTGTTTAACTACGCAACCATCATTCAGAATGAAAATCACCGCTTAAAGCAACAAGTGGAACGCGTTCTTCAAATGGCTCAGTTTGATAAAGAAGCAATCGATCTTAAGAAACAGGAGGTCGATATTCATGAGGCCATTCATGAAGTCGTCAATAACATCAACATCTCACTCGAATCAAAAAACGGAACCATTCATCTTGAATTGAATGCCTTAAACCCGGTTCTCAATGTTGACAGACTTCACTTTACAAATGTTATTTACAATCTGCTGGACAATGCTATAAAGTATAATGAGCAATCACCTGAAATAACCATCAGCACCCGGAATCAGAATAATCATCTGGTGCTCTCTGTAGAGGATAATGGAATTGGTATTGCCAACGATGAGCAGAAAAAAATCTTTCATAGATTCTATAGAGTCTCCACCGGAAACATCCATGATGTAAAAGGATTTGGGTTGGGATTAAATTACGTTAAACTAATTGTAGAAGGTCATGGAGGAAAGATCACTTTAAAGAGTGAACTTGGAAGAGGCAGTTGTTTTACCATTTCTGTTCCAAATAATAAATAA
- a CDS encoding class I SAM-dependent RNA methyltransferase: MNPFLTSSRIIVTCKKRLSTYVKQEVEELGFTVERSFSTGVELRGTMNDCIRLNLNLRCASQVLYSLDRFRATNPEDVYDRMIRYQWEKLIPEDGYISVTSNVDNFTVNSDLFMNVKVKDAIADRIRRETSKRPDSGPELEHTVINLYWKEEDAEIFIDTSGHTLAKHGYRKIPGKAPMLEALAAATLIASKWDRKTPFVNPMCGSSTIAIEALLLATNRRPGLYRNNYSFMHVNGYDKEVYDSEFKKIEEQIIEVQGLEVIVSDLSEDAIFISKINAAEAGVEQLMKFSVCDFESTEVPAGPGVIYFNPEYGERLGEFSELEETYSRIGDFLKKKCQGYTGYIFTGNLDLAKKIGLRASKKIEFYTSQIDCRLLEYELYSGSKREERAPQKEYKGK, from the coding sequence TTGAATCCCTTTTTGACCTCCAGCCGCATTATTGTAACCTGTAAAAAACGCTTGTCCACATATGTGAAGCAGGAGGTGGAGGAGTTGGGATTTACCGTAGAAAGAAGTTTTTCAACGGGTGTGGAGCTCAGAGGAACAATGAATGATTGCATTCGCCTCAATTTGAATCTGAGATGTGCAAGTCAGGTACTTTACTCTTTGGATAGATTTCGTGCTACAAATCCGGAGGATGTCTATGACAGAATGATCCGCTATCAATGGGAAAAACTTATTCCTGAAGATGGTTACATATCGGTTACGAGCAACGTAGACAACTTTACAGTGAATAGTGATCTATTCATGAACGTAAAAGTCAAAGATGCGATAGCGGACCGGATCAGAAGAGAAACAAGCAAGCGCCCCGATTCAGGACCAGAGTTAGAACACACTGTGATTAATTTATACTGGAAGGAAGAAGACGCAGAAATATTCATTGATACCTCTGGTCATACACTGGCCAAACACGGATATCGTAAAATCCCAGGCAAGGCACCGATGCTGGAAGCGCTGGCAGCGGCAACATTAATAGCATCGAAGTGGGATCGCAAAACACCTTTTGTCAATCCGATGTGCGGATCATCAACCATTGCGATTGAAGCATTATTGCTGGCGACCAATCGTCGTCCAGGATTATATCGTAATAACTATTCATTCATGCATGTGAATGGTTACGATAAGGAAGTTTATGATTCTGAATTCAAAAAAATTGAAGAGCAGATAATTGAAGTTCAGGGATTAGAAGTAATTGTAAGTGATTTGAGTGAGGACGCCATTTTCATTTCTAAGATCAATGCAGCAGAGGCGGGTGTGGAACAATTGATGAAGTTTTCTGTTTGTGACTTTGAATCAACAGAGGTTCCGGCGGGTCCTGGGGTTATTTATTTTAATCCTGAATATGGCGAGCGCCTTGGTGAGTTCTCGGAACTTGAAGAGACCTATTCAAGGATAGGTGATTTTCTGAAGAAGAAATGTCAGGGTTATACAGGCTACATTTTTACAGGTAATCTGGATCTTGCAAAGAAAATCGGACTTCGTGCCTCTAAAAAAATAGAATTTTATACCAGTCAGATTGATTGCAGACTGTTGGAGTATGAACTCTATTCTGGAAGCAAGCGAGAAGAGCGAGCTCCTCAAAAGGAATACAAGGGAAAATAA
- a CDS encoding thymidine kinase, protein MFIEPQLGKKEPGGRAGWIEVVCGCMFSGKTEELIRRLNRALIAKQRVEIFKPTIDKRYHDEKIVSHSSREIRSTPVNFANDILLLAGDCDVVGIDEAQFFDEAIIDVCNHLANSGKRVIVAGLDMDFEGRPFGPMPQLLAIAEFVTKVHAICAQTGELASFSFRLAENKSQVLLGEKDAYEARSRKSFIEGMNEKEKE, encoded by the coding sequence ATGTTCATCGAACCTCAGTTAGGGAAAAAAGAGCCGGGAGGGCGCGCAGGCTGGATTGAAGTGGTGTGCGGATGCATGTTTTCAGGCAAAACGGAAGAATTGATTCGCCGCCTCAATCGGGCTTTGATTGCAAAACAGAGGGTGGAAATATTTAAACCGACGATTGATAAGCGTTACCACGATGAAAAGATTGTTTCTCATTCGTCCCGTGAGATTCGTTCAACACCTGTGAATTTCGCCAATGATATTTTATTACTGGCAGGAGATTGTGACGTTGTAGGGATTGATGAAGCTCAGTTTTTTGATGAGGCCATTATCGATGTTTGTAATCACCTCGCGAATTCCGGAAAGAGAGTCATCGTTGCCGGATTGGATATGGACTTTGAGGGAAGGCCTTTTGGTCCCATGCCCCAACTTCTGGCGATTGCTGAATTTGTCACCAAAGTACATGCGATCTGTGCTCAGACAGGGGAGCTGGCTTCGTTTTCTTTTCGTCTGGCAGAAAACAAATCACAGGTTTTACTGGGTGAAAAAGATGCATATGAAGCACGAAGCAGAAAATCTTTTATTGAGGGAATGAATGAAAAAGAGAAAGAGTGA
- the recO gene encoding DNA repair protein RecO, which translates to MLHKTRGVVFRLTKYGETSIIVSIFTELFGLQSYIVNSVRTKSSKNKIALFQPLTLLDLVVYHRENADILRIKEVKVLYAYQTIHHDIRKSAIAMFLNEFLNRSVKDQSHAEEICEFLIQSLKALDEISQPENFHLIFLIRLSRFLGFGPQTTEEVLGVWLLSNKEESTLKELLVAEYDTLIQMNYTSRKNLLEALLRFYSTHIDNFGEIKSIQVLKEMFN; encoded by the coding sequence ATGCTTCATAAAACGCGCGGTGTTGTCTTTCGTCTTACCAAGTACGGTGAGACTTCTATCATCGTCAGCATCTTTACTGAACTTTTTGGATTACAGAGTTACATTGTCAATAGTGTCCGCACTAAGTCCTCAAAAAATAAGATAGCACTCTTTCAACCTTTGACTTTGCTGGACCTCGTCGTTTATCATCGCGAGAATGCTGATATTCTTCGCATCAAGGAAGTAAAAGTTCTGTATGCATATCAAACAATCCATCATGACATTCGCAAATCTGCTATTGCCATGTTCCTCAATGAATTTTTAAACAGATCCGTTAAAGACCAAAGTCATGCTGAAGAGATATGTGAATTTTTAATTCAATCATTGAAAGCGCTGGATGAGATTTCCCAACCTGAAAATTTTCATTTAATATTTCTTATCAGGCTTAGTCGCTTCCTTGGATTTGGTCCGCAAACCACGGAGGAGGTTTTGGGAGTCTGGCTCTTGAGTAATAAGGAGGAATCTACCTTAAAGGAACTTTTGGTGGCAGAATACGATACTCTGATTCAGATGAATTATACCAGTCGTAAGAATCTTTTGGAGGCATTGCTGCGATTTTACAGCACACACATTGATAATTTCGGTGAGATAAAATCGATCCAGGTCCTGAAAGAAATGTTTAATTGA
- a CDS encoding DUF2520 domain-containing protein, with protein sequence MAEQLKVSFIGSGNLAWHLAPAFDNLGYVVTEVYSRNPKHAEALTERLYQAEVKASLDFSTSTSRIFIIAVNDDAIEEIATEIILPDDAFLIHTSGSQPLEILQFAGIDNIGSFYPLQTFTKGKKVDFKTVPIFIEGNTGTEKVMMAIAKGLSNNVKRIGSEERKALHVSAVFASNFTNHLLTISKEILQKNSLSFELLKPLITETINKSLTIGPEITQTGPAFRSDLEILDHHMEFLKEDEEWAQIYQLISQSIIDKYPGKD encoded by the coding sequence ATGGCAGAGCAACTCAAAGTATCATTCATCGGCTCAGGGAATCTCGCCTGGCATCTGGCTCCCGCATTTGACAATCTTGGATATGTCGTGACAGAAGTTTACAGTCGCAACCCAAAACATGCTGAGGCATTAACCGAACGTCTATACCAGGCAGAAGTAAAAGCCTCACTGGATTTCTCCACCAGCACCTCACGCATTTTTATCATTGCTGTAAATGATGATGCAATTGAAGAGATTGCAACTGAGATCATTCTTCCGGACGATGCCTTCCTGATTCACACTTCCGGAAGTCAGCCATTGGAAATATTGCAGTTTGCAGGAATTGATAATATAGGATCATTTTATCCTTTGCAGACTTTTACAAAAGGAAAGAAAGTTGATTTTAAGACTGTTCCGATTTTCATTGAAGGTAATACCGGAACAGAAAAAGTGATGATGGCTATCGCAAAGGGTCTTAGCAATAATGTGAAGAGAATAGGCTCAGAAGAAAGAAAAGCCCTTCATGTTTCAGCGGTATTTGCTTCAAATTTTACCAATCATCTGCTCACCATTTCAAAAGAAATTCTCCAGAAAAACAGTCTCAGCTTTGAGCTTTTAAAACCGCTGATCACAGAGACGATAAACAAAAGTCTGACGATCGGACCAGAAATAACACAGACAGGCCCCGCATTCCGCAGTGATCTTGAAATTCTGGATCATCACATGGAATTTCTTAAAGAGGATGAAGAATGGGCTCAAATCTATCAATTGATCAGCCAGTCGATCATCGATAAGTATCCAGGTAAGGATTGA